In Sciurus carolinensis chromosome 17, mSciCar1.2, whole genome shotgun sequence, one genomic interval encodes:
- the LOC124967920 gene encoding olfactory receptor 7G1-like produces the protein MYFFLSNLSFTDICMSTSTIPKMLMNIQAQSQSISYTGCLSQVFSFLAFLVLENCPLTAMAYDRYVAICHPLMYPIIMNPSFCVLLILVSLFISGVNSLLHTLMVLQMSLCTHLEIPDFFCELSQVIKSACSDTLINNILMYFFSVILGGSALFGIIFSYSLIVCSLLRLPSSGRKYKVFSTCGSHLLVVLLFYGTAFGVYISSSITESSRKTAVVSMMYIVVPQMPNPLIYSLRNKDVKEALWKLFGRITL, from the coding sequence atgtacttcttcctctccaacctgtccttcacAGATATTTGTATGAGCACAAGCACAATCCCAAAGATGCTGATGAACATCCAAGCACAGAGTCAAAGCATCTCCTACACAGGTTGCCTATCTCAGGTCTTCTCTTTCTTGGCTTTTCTTGTCCTGGAAAATTGTCCCCTCACagcaatggcctatgaccgctatgtggccatttgtcacccaCTGATGTACCCCATCATCATGAATCCTTCCTTCTGTGTCTTGCTAattctggtttctttgttcattagTGGTGTAAATAGCCTGCTCCATACTCTGATGGTGCTGCAGATGTCCCTTTGCACACACTTGGAGATACCtgacttcttctgtgaactttctCAAGTCATTAAATCTGCCTGTTCTGATACCCTCATCaataatattttgatgtattttttctCTGTCATATTAGGTGGTAGTGCTCTGTTtgggattattttttcttattctctcatTGTCTGTTCTCTTTTGAGATTGCCatcaagtggaagaaaatataaagtcttTTCCACCTGTGGATCTCATCTATTAGTTGTTTTATTGTTCTATGGGACAGCTTTTGGTGTGTACATTAGCTCTTCCATTACTGAGTCATCCAGAAAGACTGCAGTGGTTTCAATGATGTACATTGTGGTTCCTCAAATGCCAAACCCCcttatctacagcctgaggaacaaagaTGTGAAGGAGGCCCTGTGgaaattatttggaagaataacacTTTGA
- the LOC124967921 gene encoding olfactory receptor 7G2-like produces MYFFLSNLSFTDICISTSTIPKMLLNIQAQSQSISYIGCLSQVYFLMAFLVLENCLLTAMAYDRYVAICHPLMYPIIMNPSFCVLLVLVSLFISGVNSLLHTLMVLQLSFCTHLEIPDFFCELSQVIKSACSDTLINNILIYISSVILGGSALFGIIFSYSLIVCSLLRLPAGGRKYKAFSTCGSHLLVVSLFYGTAFGVYISSSVTESSRKTAVASLMYSVVPQILNPFIYSLRNEDMKMALGKIFGRISFLR; encoded by the coding sequence atgtacttcttcctctccaacctgtccttcacAGACATCTGTATAAGCACAAGCACAATCCCAAAGATGCTGCTGAACATccaagcacagagtcagagcatcTCCTACATAGGTTGCCTCTCCCAGGTCTACTTTCTCATGGCTTTTCTTGTCCTGGAAAATTGTCTCCTCACagcaatggcctatgaccgctatgtggccatttgtcacccaCTGATGTACCCCATCATCATGAATCCTTCCTTCTGTGTCCTGCTAgttctggtttctttgttcattagTGGTGTAAATAGCCTGCTCCACACTCTGATGGTGCTgcagctgtccttctgcacacACTTGGAGATACCtgacttcttctgtgaactttctCAAGTCATTAAATCTGCCTGTTCTGATACCCTCAtcaataatattttgatttacatttcctctGTGATACTGGGTGGTAGTGCTCTGTTtgggattattttttcttattctctcatTGTCTGTTCTCTTTTGAGATTGCCTGCaggtggaagaaaatataaagccttttccacctgtggatCTCATCTCTTAGTTGTTTCCTTGTTCTACGGGACAGCTTTTGGGGTGTATATTAGCTCCTCCGTTACTGAGTCTTCCAGGAAGACTGCAGTGGCTTCATTGATGTACTCTGTGGTCCCTCAAATACTGAACCCCTTTATCTATAGCCTGAGGAATGAAGATATGAAGATGGCTctggggaaaatatttggaagaatatCATTTTTAAGGTGA